TGGGTGAAACCCATGGATTATCCTCCGGATCGTTCGGATGGGCGCGGAAAAGGGGCGTCGCAGGTCGCCCGGTCCGCATCCGGTTCATTCAGGTTGTTCGGCAGCTCTTCTCCCGCCAGCGGCGAAAGCCGGTCAGGGCGATCCCTTCCTTCACGAGGGTCTCTGCAAACCCCCGCCCCCCGAGATAGCGGAATTCCCGCAGGCGGGTCCTGCCGATCCCTTCAGGGTCTTCCTCGCTGCCCATCCCCGGGTGGCACATCAGCACCGTCCCGGCAGGAGCGCGGCGCAGCCAGCCGGCCATCATGGCCGGATAGTCCGCCTGCGGCGAAAGGGAGTAGAGCCCGGCAAAATGTTCGGAGCAGACTACCCCTGCCCGCCGGGCGGCGCCGGCGAACCCGCACGAAAGCGCCTTCAGGACGAGGGCCTTGAGTGGGGCATCGTGTCCTAGCAGAGGCGGGTTCACCCGCCGCAGCCAGGGTCGGCGGGGCNNNNNNNNNNNNNNNNNNNNNNNNNNNNNNNNNNNNNNNNNNNNNNNNNNNNNNNNNNNNNNNNNNNNNNNNNNNNNNNNNNNNNNNNNNNNNNNNGGGAAAACGTGCACATGCTGGTGGCCGTCGACAAAATCCGGCGGCTCTCCCCAGGCGGACTCGAAACGATCGAGCTGCCGCAGGAATTCCCTCCCGACCGCCTGCCGGTCGATCCGCCCGGCAAGGCTGTCGATCAGCCACGGCGTCAGACCGGAGCCGGCGCAGTCCTCGCCCAGGGTCAGGTTGAAATGCAGTCCGACCTCGACCTTGTCCCGAAACGGCTTCAACAATACGGCCTCCGCCGGCCAGGCGGCCGCCGTGCTCATGCAGCTCACCGCCGAAAGCCGCCGGGCGGCGATCAGTTCGCGGATCCCCTTGTCGACCGGGCTGCTGACGCCATAGTCATCCGCGCAGACGATAATCTCTTTCATCGCTTCCTGCCCACCGGCGCCCCACCTTTGCAGGGAGGCGACCGGCTCATCTCTTTTCGTGCAGCACTTCGTTCCGGGCAGGAGCGTACTTGCGCCCGATGATATAGGAGGGTCTCTGCTTCGCCTCGAAAAAAATACGCGCGATGTACTCGCCCAGGATGCCGATCGACAGCAGCTGAATTCCGCTGAGGAAGCAGATGGCGACCACCAGGGTCGCCCAGCCGGGAACGTCCACCCCCCCGATCATCGTTTCCAGAACGATATAGAACCCGTAAAGCATGGACAGCAGCGACACCACGGCCCCGAAGGCGGCGCAGAGTCTCAGCGGCAGGCTGGTGAAGGAGGTGATGCCGGTGATGGCCAGTTCGGAGAGGTTGAAGAAATTGAACCTTGAATCACCCGCGCGGCGATTCTCCGCCTGAAAGGGGATGCCGATGGTTTTGAACCCCACCCAACTGAACAAACCCTTCATGAAACGGTCGTTTTCGGGGAGGTTTTTCAACGCATCGACCACCTTGCGGTCCAGCAGCCGGAAGTCGCCGGCATTGGGCTCCATCTGGCATGCCGTCGACGGGCCCCGGGTCATCAGGGCATAGAACCAGGCGCTGAAATGACGCTTGAGAACGCTTTCATCGGAACGGTCCGAGCGTATACCGTACACCATGTCGTACCCCTGGCGCCAGTAGGCGATGAATGCGGGCAGGGTGGCGATCGGGTGCTGGAAATCGGCGTCCATGAGGATCACCACGTCGCCTCCGGCATGATCGAGCCCGGCGGTCAGCGCGCTTTCCTTGCCGAAATTGCGGGACAGCTGCAACAGGCGAACCGGGTATTTCTTCGCGAGGTCGACGGTGACCGCCGCGGTATCGTCCTCGCTGCCGTCATCCACCACCAGCACTTCGAAGTTCGGCGTCAGCTCGGCCAGCTGCCCGCACAACTCCGGGATCAGCGCAGGCAAGTTCTCGGCTTCATTGAAGGCCGGCAGGACGCAGTGGATCAGGGGATCGAGCTTGCGCTTGACCGGCAGCAGCCCTTCGCCGGAGAGCACCACATCCTCCTCTTCGATAGCCTCCAGCGCCTCTTCCATCAGCTCGACGCCCATGGGCTGCTCCCGCGGATGCACGTGGTCTTCCGATAAGTCATTATTCATGGCCTTTTCCAATTCGACGCGCTCCTATGGGACGACATTGACTTTCCTCTGCGGTGAGACGATCCCGGCCCGGCGCAGCATGGGAACGGTAAAGATCTCGCAGTCTCCACGGTTGAAGGCAATCCCCTCCGCGGGGATCGTGATGGGCGTCCCGGGGGGAAGGGTCCCGTCCAGGCTGCGAACCCGCTCGAAAACCTTTTTCTGATACTGGTGCACGGCTGCCAGAGGGAAGGTGAAAAAGCCCAGGGCGTTTGTCACCAGGATGTAGAGCAGTAACGGGGCCAGCCAGTACAGCCTCTTTTCCCTCCAGTAGCCTATCAGTACCGAGAACAGCCAGAGAGAGAGGGTCCAGGTGGCGGGGAAGATGGTGTCACGGCCGAAATTATAGCCGCCGAAGCGGTACTCCCGGTTCGGCATCCCGATGACGAGGATATAGAGGAGGTTGAGAATCAAGAGCCAGGGGAGGGCCCTGTGCAATGTCCGCAGATGGGCGGACGATTTATCTTTCATCGCATGGTAGAGATAAATCCCGAGGCAGAATGCAAAGAGAGAAACGATATATTTGGTGTCCGCGCTCGATGTGAAGAAACCTGTCAGAGCCCCCAGGTAGGAGCGCAGGCTGAATTCGGCCAGCGAGGTGTGTCCGTGATAGGTGAACACCTCGGCGCCGATGGCGACGAAGCCCAGAGCGATGATCAGCAACAGGGGGCGGGACCTGCTGTCCCTCAGAAAACCCTGCAGGCGCTTTCCGGCGCCTCCCCCCCCTTCCCGGAAGAAATGCCGGAGCAGGAAGCAGCAGCACCCTGCGGCCATGATCATCATCCAGAGGGTCGTTGCCGTTGAAGAGAAGACGGCGGCGATGAGCAGCGTGTAAAAAGGGATGCGCAGGGAGGCGTTCTCGTAAAAATCGCTCCACTTCCCCGTGCACAGGTATCGCCAGTAAGGGAAAAAAACGCAAAGCGCAAAGATAATCGTCCCGACATAGTTGGACGTGACGGCCAGATGTGAAAAACGTACCGTCATCCCGAATGGCTGATTCAGCCAGGCGACAGGGGGAAGGGCCATCGTGAAAAGGGTCAGCAGGGCGGCGGCGCCCAGGTAGCGCGTGGAGAGAACAGGCGCGGCGCATGAAACGTACGCGGCGGAGATCAGGATCAGGAAGACGAAGATGCTCCCGGACATGAAACCCTGCGCCACATAGAGGGAGTCGACCGGGGCATCGAACAATTCACGATAGATCGGCCCGACGATATTGAATGAGGCGTAGGAGAGGATGTGGCCGGTTATGCGCGAATGATAGTACGAGATGACATGATCCGCCGTGCGCGGCTGGTGCGGATTTTCCGAGAGCAGGCCCTGCGGGAAACGGATGTCCTGCGTGAGGCTGTAGGCTTCGCCGGCGGTGTCGGAATTGATCCATTGCAGGTAGCCGTCGGCGAAAAAAACCGAGAAGGTCACGGCCAGGACCGCTGCCAGCAGGGACAGGCGCGGCAGCTTCTGTTTCCGCGACAGGCTCGCTTCCGATTTTTCACTGAGGTTTTCCGAAAAAGACATACCCGTCTTCCATTCCGAAGAGGGCATGACACTTCAAGGTATGCTGCGGCCGAAACGACCTGGAAGAAGTGCAATAAGTCTTTAGCGTCTGCCTGCCCGCTTCGGATTCTTGCTTCGACGTTCCCGGATGGCGATAAACAATCCAGGTCCGACCGGTTATTTTTTTCGAAAAGTAAAAAGCAATTTTCAGGCCATGCTTCCGGCTGCCCTGGCGCTGAAAAGTCAGAACACGGCTGGCGATATGACGGAAGTACTGGGCATATGGCCTGACGGCAGAACTTTTCGGCCCGGGAATTCCGGGGGCTCGGGGATCGGCCGATGCTGCGAATCCGGATGTTCTCAGGGGCGCCTGTACAGGTCCAGGCGAGACCGGAACAGCTTCCGGACTTTATGCAGGCGGATGTCTCGGAAATCCTCCCGGTGAACTCCCTTGTTCAGCCGCAGGTACCTGGCCAGGGTCAACGGCAGTGCCGACAGGAAGAGGGGGAAACGGAGTTTTTTCAGAAAAGGCGGCAGGACGTCAGACAGGCGCTGATGACAGCAGACGTAGACGCGGCTCAGCGGCGCTCGGCCGTAATGCCTTCTCACGACCATGAGGGCCTCTTCGTGGTTGGCGAGCGCGCTGCGCTCCGAGACGGTCTTCGACTCGTCATGCAGGCGGTAGTTTGCGAGGAACTCCTGCAGGTAGCCGAACTCGAACCCTTTCGCCAGGCGGATCCAGAGGTCGCAATCCATGACGAAGTGCAGGGCGGCATCCAATCCGCCAACCTCCTCGAAGGCATCCTTGGTGAAGAATGTCGAAGGCTGGCAGATGTAGTTGAAGGTGGCCAGTCTCTGATAATCGAACGGTCCGGTGGGATACCGGCCGATGACCACCCCGGCCGGGTCGGTATAGTGCGTCTGCCCGTAGACCACGGATAATCCGGGGCGCCGGTCAAACAGGGCGGCGACTTTCCCCAGGGCGCCCGGAAGGTAGCTGTCATCCGAATTCAGCCAGGCCAGCACCTCGCCGTCAGCAAGCCGGAAACCCTTCATGAGGGCATCGGCCTGTCCGTCATCCTTTTCGCTCAGCCAGCGCAGGGTTACCCCGAGACATCTACACTCCCGGCGCTTTTCCTCCACCACTGCGGCGTAATGCCTGATGATGTCGACCGAGCCGTCCGTCGAGCCTCCATCGACGATGATGTAGTCGATGGAAAACTCCCCCTCCTGGCCGATCACGCTTTCGATGGCCTCGGCCAGATAGTCCGCCTGGTTGTACGAGGGGGTGACAATGGTGAACCGCATGGTTTCCGTCCGGGAGCTATCTTGCAGGATGCGCCTGCCGTGCGCGCCAGTTGCGCAGGGTCGTGAGGAACTCCCGCATGAGGGGAATGACCCCCGCGTACCGGAGGGCGAGCCACTTGACCCTGAGGATTTCCCGCCCGTAGGACCAGAACCAGCGCCGGTCTTTGCTGAAAGGCATCCTGAAGAGCATCGATGCGCCGAGGGCCAGCAGAAACGCCGCGCTCCTGGCTGCGGCGGCCCGGTTACCCTGTCGGCAGATCTCCTCGAAGGCCCACATCTTGCCGAACCAGTAGCCGGTGATCAGGTGGCGGTCGCCGTATCCGACGCTCATCGAATCGGGGTGCGTGGAGAGCTGGCCGACAACGGTCGGAGTCACCAGCGCCGTCTCCTCCTCCTTGAGGATCGCCGAGAGGTAGAGGATGATGTCGGGACCGATGTTCCGTTCGATCATGTAATAGTGCCGGATCGCCGCCTTTGAGGCATACTCCTGCGTGAACTGGACCCATTTCTTCAGATGCCCGGTAGTGACGATGCAGCAGATCGGGCTGACCGGCACCACGAAGCGCAGGTCGTCGCGGTCATAGCCGAAATACTCCATCGCCAGGTCATGCTTCGGCCGCAGCTCGAAATCCCGTATCGGCCGGAAGGGGTAGACTTCATCGACGTTGTGAATGCTCGCATAGCCCATGACGAAATCTTTCCCGCGGGCCAGCATCCCTTCGAACATCTTGTGAAAGTCGGGGGAGAGGACGTCGTCATCGTACATGAAGGTCGCATAGGGGGTGTCGACCTGCATGGCGCCGTAATAGGCGGTGCGCTGGAAGCCGACCCGCTCGTACCGGAGGATTCTCACCCGAGGGTTTCCCGCGTAGCGTTCCCGGAGGAGCTCGTAGCTGCCGTCATCACTCATCCCGTCGATGACGAGGACGCGGGAGCTGACCTGTTCCGACTGGCAGGCCAGGCAGGACTCGACCGCCCGGCAGATGTACTGCCGCCGGTTCATGGTGGGCAGGATGAAGGTGATCTCTTCCGGCAGCGCCATCATTCGACGCCCAGGTCTTTCAGGTCGTGCTCGACCATCATCCTGACGAGCTCCCTGAACCGGATTTTCGGGTCAAAGCCGAAGGTCTCCCGCGCCTTGGTGATGTCCGCCTTGAGGATGGCGTTCTGCATGGGGCGGAAGAACTCCTGGCTCGATTCGACGTAGTCGGAGGGATCCAGTCCGACGCAGGCGAAGGCGGCATCGACGAACTCCTTGACCGAGTGGACTTCGCCGGTGCCGATGACGAAGGTGTCCGGCTGATCGAGCTGCATGATCCGCCAGGCCGCTTCCATGTACTCTCCCGAAAAACCCCAGTCGATCCGTGCGCTCAGGTCCCCCAGGACGAGCTTGTCCTGCATCCCCGCCTTGATCTTGGCCACCGATCGGGTGATCTTGCGGGTGACGTAGGATTCGGTGCGCCGCGGAGATT
The genomic region above belongs to Desulfuromonas sp. TF and contains:
- a CDS encoding glycosyltransferase family 2 protein, whose protein sequence is MRFTIVTPSYNQADYLAEAIESVIGQEGEFSIDYIIVDGGSTDGSVDIIRHYAAVVEEKRRECRCLGVTLRWLSEKDDGQADALMKGFRLADGEVLAWLNSDDSYLPGALGKVAALFDRRPGLSVVYGQTHYTDPAGVVIGRYPTGPFDYQRLATFNYICQPSTFFTKDAFEEVGGLDAALHFVMDCDLWIRLAKGFEFGYLQEFLANYRLHDESKTVSERSALANHEEALMVVRRHYGRAPLSRVYVCCHQRLSDVLPPFLKKLRFPLFLSALPLTLARYLRLNKGVHREDFRDIRLHKVRKLFRSRLDLYRRP
- a CDS encoding ChbG/HpnK family deacetylase; translation: MKEIIVCADDYGVSSPVDKGIRELIAARRLSAVSCMSTAAAWPAEAVLLKPFRDKVEVGLHFNLTLGEDCAGSGLTPWLIDSLAGRIDRQAVGREFLRQLDRFESAWGEPPDFVDGHQHVHVFP
- a CDS encoding glycosyltransferase, whose amino-acid sequence is MMALPEEITFILPTMNRRQYICRAVESCLACQSEQVSSRVLVIDGMSDDGSYELLRERYAGNPRVRILRYERVGFQRTAYYGAMQVDTPYATFMYDDDVLSPDFHKMFEGMLARGKDFVMGYASIHNVDEVYPFRPIRDFELRPKHDLAMEYFGYDRDDLRFVVPVSPICCIVTTGHLKKWVQFTQEYASKAAIRHYYMIERNIGPDIILYLSAILKEEETALVTPTVVGQLSTHPDSMSVGYGDRHLITGYWFGKMWAFEEICRQGNRAAAARSAAFLLALGASMLFRMPFSKDRRWFWSYGREILRVKWLALRYAGVIPLMREFLTTLRNWRARQAHPAR
- a CDS encoding glycosyltransferase family 2 protein — translated: MNNDLSEDHVHPREQPMGVELMEEALEAIEEEDVVLSGEGLLPVKRKLDPLIHCVLPAFNEAENLPALIPELCGQLAELTPNFEVLVVDDGSEDDTAAVTVDLAKKYPVRLLQLSRNFGKESALTAGLDHAGGDVVILMDADFQHPIATLPAFIAYWRQGYDMVYGIRSDRSDESVLKRHFSAWFYALMTRGPSTACQMEPNAGDFRLLDRKVVDALKNLPENDRFMKGLFSWVGFKTIGIPFQAENRRAGDSRFNFFNLSELAITGITSFTSLPLRLCAAFGAVVSLLSMLYGFYIVLETMIGGVDVPGWATLVVAICFLSGIQLLSIGILGEYIARIFFEAKQRPSYIIGRKYAPARNEVLHEKR